The region AACCGCGGTCGTCCGCCGAGGGCGTGCGGGGTGTCGTCCTCCAGCACCAGCCCGCCGACCGGGAGCCGGCCGCCGGTGACATGCAGTTCGACCGCGGCCGTGGCGCCGACCGGGACCCGCGGCGGCACCACCTGCCGCCGGGCGCCGACGCCGAACCGGACGCGGCTGGACAGCAGCAGGGCCAGCAGGGGCAGCGCGACCACGAACGCCGCCACCCGCAGCAGATCCCGTTCATCCAGCACCAGCGCGCAGATACCGGCGGCCACGCCCGCTGCCAACACGCAGCGTCCGCGGATGGTCAGCCCGGAGAGCACGGTTACCTGCGTTCGCGGTCGATGTCGCCGCGCGGCACCGGAATCCGGTTTAGCAGTTGCCGCACCAAATCCGCCGCCGAGCGGCGAGCGGCGCGGGCCTCGCTGGTCAGCACCAGCCGGTGGGCCAGCACCGGGACGACGATCGCCTGCACGTCGTCCGGGATGACGAACTCGCGGCCCGACAGCGCGGCGTGCGCGCGGGCGGCGCGGACCAGTTGCAGGGTCGACCGGGGCGAAGCACCCAGCCGTAGTTCCGGCAGCTGGCGCGTGGCGGTCACCAGGTCGATCGCGTAGCGCCGGATCTCGGTGGACAGGTGCACCTGGCGAACGGCCCGCAACAGGGCCCGCACCTCGCCGCTGTCGGCGACGGGGCGCAGGTCGTGCAGCGGATCGTGCCCGGCGTGCTCGTCCACCATCGCGAGCTCGGCCTTCGCGTCCGGGTAGCCGATCGACACGCGGGTGGTGAAGCGGTCCCGCTGTGCCTCGGGCAGGGCGTAGGTGCCCTCCATCTCGATCGGGTTCTGGGTGGCGATCACCATGAACGGCGTGCTGAGCGGGTAGGTCTCGCCGTCGACGGTGACCTGGTTCTCCTCCATGCACTCCAGCAGCGCCGACTGGGTCTTCGGCGAGGCCCGGTTGATCTCGTCGCCGACGACGATGTTGGCGAACACCGGGCCGGGCCGGAACTCGAAGGTCTCGGCCTGGCGGTTGTAGATGGAGACCCCGGTGATGTCGCTGGGCAGCAGGTCCGGGGTGAACTGGATGCGGCTGACCGTGCAGTCGATGGACCGGGCCAGCGCCTTGGCCAGCGAGGTCTTGCCGACGCCGGGCACGTCCTCGACCAGCAGGTGGCCTTCGGCCAGCATGGTGACCAGCGCGACCCGCACCACCTCCGGCTTGCCGACCAGCACCTGCTCGACGTTGGCGGCGATGCGCTGAATGGTGCTGTGCAATCGGTCGATGCTCGGCGTCGCCGGGTCGGCTGCGAGCGGATCGGTCGTCGCGCTGGCCGTCGCAGCGCCGGACAGCTGGGTTTTCGGCGTCACGCCACCTCCTGCGTGGTGCGGTGCGCGATCAGCGGGTTCGGCGGAGTCGGCTCGCCGGAACGGTCGCGCATGCAAGCCTCCAAAGTCTGCGGCCGACGGGCGGCTGCGGCGGTCCGCGCCGGCGTCCCCGGGGCAAACCAAACGATCACCTGATCGGATCCGGCGTGCACGTGCAGTGTGCCAAACCGGCGGTGCCCGGCGGGACACCATCACCGACCTTGGGCGGACCGGCGCCGCCCCACTTCGCCCCACCGCGATGCTCCGTCGGCGGGCGGATGGGGCGGGTCATGAGCATAACGGCGCAGCCCGGCGGGTTGATCAAGGTCGGGGCCCCGAATCACCCCACCTCGTCCCGACGCTGTGCTACCTGCACAAACGGCGGCAATACGGCCGGGGGAACCGGGGCAACTCGTGTTGACGGTGGAGTGAAGTGGGGTACTGTGGGGGAAGGTGGGGCAAACGGGGGTCCCGCCGCTTCCGGTGGCCCCAATGGCGACCAGCGGGAGCACCGGTTCGGGGAGCGCTCAGGGGAGTGGGCGGCGCCGAGGCGGGTCCGGGGCCGTCACGCGGGCGGCCTGGGCGGGGGAGGTGGACCGGGATGTTTCTCGGCACCCACCACCCGAAGCTCGACGACAAGGGGCGTTTGACGCTGCCGGCGAAGTTCCGGGAAGCATTGGCGGGGGGGTTGATGGTCACCAAAGGACAGGACCACTGCCTCTACGTCTTCCCGCGCGACGAGTTCGAGCAGATGGCGCGCAAGGTCGCCGAGGCACCGTTCACCAACGAGGCGGTCCGCGCCTACCAGCGGTATCTGTTCGCCGGTACCGACGAGCAGCAGCCCGATGGGCAGGGGCGGATCACGATCGCGGCGGAGCTGCGGCGTTACGCCGGGCTGACCAAGGAGTGTGTGGTCATCGGCGCGATCAGCCGCCTGGAGATCTGGCACGCGGAGAGGTGGCAGAGCTACCTCGACGAACACGAGGAGGGCTATGCGCAGGC is a window of Saccharopolyspora phatthalungensis DNA encoding:
- a CDS encoding AAA family ATPase — protein: MTPKTQLSGAATASATTDPLAADPATPSIDRLHSTIQRIAANVEQVLVGKPEVVRVALVTMLAEGHLLVEDVPGVGKTSLAKALARSIDCTVSRIQFTPDLLPSDITGVSIYNRQAETFEFRPGPVFANIVVGDEINRASPKTQSALLECMEENQVTVDGETYPLSTPFMVIATQNPIEMEGTYALPEAQRDRFTTRVSIGYPDAKAELAMVDEHAGHDPLHDLRPVADSGEVRALLRAVRQVHLSTEIRRYAIDLVTATRQLPELRLGASPRSTLQLVRAARAHAALSGREFVIPDDVQAIVVPVLAHRLVLTSEARAARRSAADLVRQLLNRIPVPRGDIDRERR
- the mraZ gene encoding division/cell wall cluster transcriptional repressor MraZ; the encoded protein is MFLGTHHPKLDDKGRLTLPAKFREALAGGLMVTKGQDHCLYVFPRDEFEQMARKVAEAPFTNEAVRAYQRYLFAGTDEQQPDGQGRITIAAELRRYAGLTKECVVIGAISRLEIWHAERWQSYLDEHEEGYAQAREEVLPGVF